The following are from one region of the Deltaproteobacteria bacterium genome:
- a CDS encoding NADH-quinone oxidoreductase subunit F (part of NADH-ubiquinone oxidoreductase complex I; shuttles electrons from NADH, via FMN and iron-sulfur (Fe-S) centers, to quinones in the respiratory chain; NuoF is part of the soluble NADH dehydrogenase fragment, which represents the electron input part of NADH dehydrogenase): HIDTFREYGGYEALTKALKMTPDEVIEEVKKANLRGRGGAGFPAGVKWGFVPKESAKKKYLVVNADEGEPGTFKDRLIMERGPHLLLEGIVIAAYAIGANICFIYIRGEFVNQARILEEAISEAYEGGYLGKKVLGSAFDIDVYVHRGAGAYICGEETALIESLEGKKGQPRLKPPFPAQVGVFAGPTIVNNVETIADIPYIIAHGGEKFASLGVEKDGGTRLFGLSGYVKKPGIYELPVGTNLKEIIY, translated from the coding sequence CACATAGACACCTTCCGGGAGTACGGCGGGTACGAGGCCCTGACAAAGGCGCTCAAGATGACACCCGACGAGGTGATCGAAGAGGTGAAGAAGGCGAACCTCCGGGGGAGAGGCGGAGCGGGATTCCCGGCGGGGGTGAAATGGGGATTCGTGCCGAAGGAGTCGGCGAAGAAGAAATACCTCGTCGTCAATGCCGACGAGGGGGAGCCCGGGACCTTCAAGGACCGGCTGATCATGGAGCGGGGCCCCCACCTCCTGCTCGAGGGGATCGTCATCGCCGCATACGCCATCGGGGCCAACATATGCTTCATCTACATTCGCGGCGAGTTCGTAAATCAGGCCCGGATCCTGGAGGAGGCGATCTCCGAGGCGTACGAGGGGGGGTATCTGGGCAAAAAAGTACTCGGCTCGGCGTTTGACATCGACGTCTACGTCCACCGGGGAGCGGGCGCCTACATCTGCGGCGAGGAGACGGCGCTCATAGAGTCCCTGGAGGGAAAGAAGGGGCAGCCCCGGCTCAAGCCGCCCTTCCCCGCCCAGGTGGGGGTTTTCGCGGGCCCCACCATAGTCAACAACGTGGAGACCATTGCCGACATCCCCTACATCATCGCACACGGCGGCGAGAAGTTCGCCTCCCTCGGCGTCGAGAAAGATGGGGGGACGAGGCTGTTCGGCCTGTCGGGATACGTGAAGAAACCCGGGATCTACGAGCTTCCCGTGGGCACGAACCTGAAGGAGATCATATACGA